One genomic region from Zalophus californianus isolate mZalCal1 chromosome 2, mZalCal1.pri.v2, whole genome shotgun sequence encodes:
- the DCTN6 gene encoding dynactin subunit 6: MAEKAQKSVKIAPGAVVCVESEIRGDVTIGPRTVIHPKARIIAEAGPIVIGEGNLIEEQALIINAHPDNITPDAEDPEPKPMIIGTNNVFEVGCYSQAMKMGDNNVIESKAYVGKNVILTSGCIIGACCNLNTFEVIPENTVIYGADCLRRVQTERPQPQTLQLDFLMKILPNYHHLKKTMKGNSTPVKN, encoded by the exons TGTGAAGATTGCTCCTGGAGCAGTTGTGTGTGTAGAAAGTGAAATCCGGGGTGATGTAACTATAG GACCTAGGACAGTGATCCACCCTAAAGCGAGGATTATTGCCGAAGCCGGGCCGATAGTGATTGGTGAAGGTAACCTCATAGAAGAACAGGCGCTTATCATAAATGC TCACCCTGATAATATCACCCCTGATGCTGAAGATCCAGAACCGAAACCTATGATCATTGGCACCAATAATGTGTTTGAAGTTGGCTGTT ATTCCCAAGCCATGAAAATGGGAGATAATAATGTTATTGAATCAAAAG CATATGTGGGCAAAAACGTAATATTGACAAGTGGTTGCATCATTGGGGCTTGCTGCAACCTGAATACGTTTGAAGTCATCCCTGAGAATACAGTGATCTATGGTGCAGACTGCCTTCGTCGGGTGCAGACTGAGCGACCACAG CCCCAGACACTGCAGCTGGATTTCCTGATGAAAATCTTGCCAAACTACCACCACCTAAAGAAGACTATGAAAGGAAACTCAACTCCAGTTAAGAACTAA